Proteins encoded together in one Candidatus Binatia bacterium window:
- a CDS encoding TRAP transporter small permease has product MRFLYGAGAALAAVCMVMIAALTLIGVIGRIVGVVVPDAGELAGYAMAACFFLALAHTFHSGGHIRVNLLLTHVSPRLRRALEHWCLAFLTVIGGLFTVFSIKLVMDSYAFGDVSTGMMTVPLWIPQVSMALGALLLEIAVIEEFVHVLRGHEPRYARNEDAAAGYTE; this is encoded by the coding sequence ATGCGCTTTCTCTACGGCGCGGGAGCGGCTCTCGCCGCGGTATGCATGGTGATGATCGCGGCGCTCACCCTGATCGGGGTGATAGGGCGGATTGTCGGCGTCGTCGTTCCCGATGCCGGCGAACTTGCCGGTTATGCCATGGCCGCCTGCTTTTTTCTGGCGCTGGCGCATACCTTTCACAGCGGCGGCCACATCCGCGTCAACCTGCTTCTCACGCACGTGAGCCCGCGCCTGCGCCGCGCTCTCGAGCACTGGTGCCTCGCGTTCCTCACGGTGATCGGCGGACTGTTCACCGTTTTCTCGATCAAGCTCGTAATGGACTCCTACGCGTTCGGCGACGTTTCGACCGGCATGATGACGGTACCGCTATGGATTCCACAGGTCTCGATGGCGCTCGGTGCGCTCCTGCTCGAGATTGCCGTAATCGAGGAGTTCGTCCATGTGCTGCGCGGGCATGAGCCCCGTTACGCGCGCAACGAAGACGCTGCCGCGGGCTATACCGAATAA